Genomic window (Candidatus Babeliales bacterium):
CGTGGCTTTTAAGTGCGCAAAAGATGTTATGCCAGCTAAAAACCAAAAAATGGTGAGCATCTTTTTATGCATCATGATCCGCTTTATTACGACTGTTATACCTTTTCTGGCATTAAAACATGAATAAAACGGAAAATGCAATCTGTTACATCAAAACAATATGACAAACCTTTAAAGGAAACGGCACAGCATAATGTATCGATGAGGCTCAATATGCGTGTCGATCCTATACGAAAGGTCTCAATAAGTTACTCGCCAATACGAGTTTTTGAGCTTCCGGGTAGGATATAAAAACAAAGAAAATTTGATTACTTATGGAAAATTTTGCTATCGTTATAAAGAACAATATTGATTACCTTACTTGGAAAAAGGTCCATAGATATGCTTGTAAAATCGAGCGAATCAAAAAATAGTGCCGCCCCGTTACTGACGTTTTCTGGAAATATTTTTATTTTTCATGCGTTTGATATTGGGGAAGAGATCAACTTAGAACTGGTCAAAAGTAGGAGTACAATCCTACAGCGACCATACATTCCACCAAAATACTTTAAAAATTATCACATTCCGCTTTCTGTAGAACTCCCTCATCCTCATGCCACTTCAAATTGCGTTAATGCAAAAATCCACAACTTTGGCGCCTTATCTTTAACCTATCAAATACCGTTTGATGATACTCTAGAGGATATACGAGCGAATCTGCAGGAAATCGGTTATAAATACCAAGAGCAAAGCGTTATCGATGCGCATACCCTATTTAAAAAAATAAAACCAAGCATCATAAAGCCACACTTTTTTTACACAAAATCATCATATTTTGTGATACAATTAGATCCACAAATTGGTCTTGATGGCAACACGCTCAAAGAAAAATACGGCAGCATTATCGCATCTTCACTGCGCTTTGAAACCAGTTCATTATCTGAATATCAAAAAAATCAGATCTTAGAAGCGTCTTTAGGATATTTCAAAGGTGATTTGACCGTTATTGATACAGAATCAGCACTCGTCTATGATCGAGAGTATGAAGAACTTTTAGACTTTTTTGAATTTGGCAATATTCAGCAACTAGAACTCCGCTATTTTGATCGCCTTCTTGATCAGCAGCTCAATCTCATTTACGAAGAAAAAACAGGTAAAGTTCCTTTAAAATCATACCTGCCCTTTCTCGGAACCCTTTCAACAAGTCCAATCGATGAGCTCGGAAAACTGAAAGCTGATATTTCGGTGATTACTGAACGGCTTAGTAGCAGTATAAAAATTGTTGGTGACCCTTATTTTTCTGAACTGTATGCAACGTTAGAAAACCAACTTGATATTGAAAACCTTAAGGCAACCATTGAAAAAAAATTGGCGATCGTCCATGATATCCGATCTGTCTGGCAACACAAAGTAGATGCTATACGAGAGGATCTACTCACCGTACTGATCATCATACTTATTTTAATAGAACTACTGGTAGCAGTAACTCATAAGTAAAAAAGGGCTGCATAGTATTGCAGCCCCCTTTGCTTCATCTCATTTCTTATTGTATGTATTTATTCTTCATCGCTGTCATAGTACACCTGCATTTCCTGCTGCTGTCTAACGACGTGTGCTCTCTCTTGTTTCTCTCTTTTCTTATTTTCAGCCTTGATTTCCTCCGCCCGAACAATAGCTTCTACTTCTTGCTGAGCACGAGCTTCTACGTTCTTTCGCTTTTGTTTTTTATCTAACTGCGCCTGCGCTCTATGAAGTTTTCTTCTTTGTGCATGTGAAAAGTTGGCAAAGTCGGCCGATTCAATTCCCATAACAACCGCTCTTGGCCGCATCTGTTGACGAAGTGCTGCTCCTTCTTGATGTCGTTTTTGTCTCTCTAATCGAAGAACTCTCTCATGCATCATTTTTGAATAACCAGCCGCAGCGCACATGCGTGATGGCATTATCATGCTCGCGGATAATAAGATTACAAAAAATAATCGTTGCATAGACATCCTTTGAAAATAGCGGTGTATATACATTAATTACTGTACGTCATCATAAATAATCAGCTACGTCTTGTTCAATAAGCCGTTGTTGCGCCTGTTTTTGTTGCATCTTTGCTTCCGCTGGTGTTAACGCAGGCACAGCAAACAATGGTTCCTGCGGTAATAGCACTCGTCGCGCTTGCTGAGATTTCGAACCCTGATAGCTTTTTCTTGATTGCTCGAGTCGCTCCTGCCTTAACGCAGTTTGCCGCCCTTTCTTACCAAGTAGCGGTTTTTCATCTTGTGCCCTAAGAGCTTGTCGAAATTGTGCTAGTGGGCCTTGAACACATAAACTACGCGATGGTAATATCATGCTTAGACTTAACACGACTGCAAAAAATAACTGCCTCATACATAACCCTTAACTACAGTTGTAATGCGCTTTACAGCACCTAATTCTTTTAGTAACCCTCACCCATCTCATCGCGCAAGCGTTCCTTCCATCCGTGTTTCTTATGAACCTTTCCTTCTGCCTTCAAAAGATGTACTTTCAAATTTTCCTCTGGGTTAAAACGTCTCATTTCTTTTCTTGAGAGAACGACTTTGCGTTTTTGCGCCGGTGGCAGTAGAGCGGCTACAGCAGCCCCTTGACGAGATTCTTGACGAGCTTGTTCCAACACAGTCAACTGCCCACCTGCTTGCCCAGCTGCTCTCGCCATTTTTTCTCGGGCGCACAGACTCAATGATGGCGATCCCACACTCACACATACCATTATCATAAAAAATAATCGTTGCATATCTATCCTTTCACAAAATATATAATGAATAATTACGATGGGACTAAAGTATTACAAACAGAAGATTTGTCAAGGTTGAAATATTACCCCCCTCGTGCCTGGCCATATTATCAATAGAATTATTATACCCTTTGATCTATTTATAACAGGCAATTATACTGTATACAGAGCTTAATTTAGGCATCTTTGGCATATGAGATCAAAAATACAAAGGGTTGATATGAAAAAGACGATTTTAATGGCCTCTTTTCTGGGTTGCACCCTGGCCTTACAGACTCCCTATTTGGATGCCTCTTTCAAAAAAGGTGCGTCTTTTTTTGCGGCCTTTGCAACTGCTGCCACGTACCGTCATTATCAAACGACCATGATTCCTATTGCACCTGAGATCACTGTAGAGAACCTTAATATCATCTCATTCGAACCAACAACTCTCGATGCAACGGTAACCAAAACCAACTCTATGCGTGAAGTAATTACTCAAATTCCGTCGAAAAACCCTATTGATACCGCAATAGCGCTGGAAGATGGGCGTCATTTTACAGTGCGCAACGCCATACCAAAACTAAAAAATCCGACCGACACTATTTTCATCTATTGCCACGGCTGGATAGGCAACTTTCTTGGCCACCCATTGCGCGGTAAAGGGATAGGAGCCGCAGCCACCTATAATTATATTAAAAGAGATATTTTGCAGGGGGTAACCATCGCATTCGATTTTCCTACCGATCGCCCACAATCATTTAACCTTGCACAAGAAGACGATATGGCAACCGTTACGCTCATACTACAAAAAGTTACTGAAATTAATCCAGATGCTCGCATCGTTCTGGTTGGTGATTCACGAGGTGCTGCAACTATTTTAAATGTCATGACTCATGCCGATGCACTGGTTGTTAAAAATGTATCAGCTGTCGCTATTGAATGCCCGCCCATCTCGCTTGAACGGGTTGCGCATGATCTTGCATGGCACTTACCGATCATTTCGTCCTTGGTGCATACCTGTGTGCAATATGCCCTACCACGCTACACCCCTGGCGCGCATATCAAGACCGTATTTAATGGACGCCCATTTTCCGCGCATGTACCCATCTTTATCGGCCGAGTGATGTGTGATTCACAAACACATCATGCCGCGATACAGGAAATTGCTGATCATATACAAAAAAGCGGGCATAAACAGGTCTATCTGTATAGCTATACCCCAACATTGCAACAGCAGACACGGCAGCTGGTGTGGCATGCAAAGATGGCACAGATCACAGAATACCAACAGGCAGTGAATGCCTTTTTTAAACGACATAGTCTTCCGCACAACTCTGCTTATGCGGAGCAAGGAATCGCAGCGCTGCTTGAAAGCACGCAGCAATAATAAGCTAATTTTCTCCTCCTCGTAACACTGCACGAGAGAAAGGGGCGTTCATGGTTTTCCATGAACGCCCCTTTCTGTATTAGCATTTGTTAACTGTTATTTGCCATTACGGTGTTCTAATGCCCGCATTGTCTGCCTGGCAGTATGCGCTATAGATCCTACTGGCGCAGAGTGAACTTCTTGTACTTCTTGTATGCGCGGTACTGAACTTTGTCTTCCAATAGCATATTTCGGTGATTGTGGCTCTAGTAATAATTCGCGTACCACTCCCTGCTGCCCAATTTCCCTCCCCTGCCGACCATCTGAAATGAATTTTGTCGCTACAGAAAGAAGAACATCTAGCTTCTGTCCATTTTGTACTGCTTGACGTCTCATGCCATCTTGTCCAAGCAACATTGCTTGTACTCCACCAGCCACACATGCCAGTTGCTTATTTTGATTTCCCATAGATTGTTGTATAAGCGCAAGAGCGTCATTGTGCCCCATTCCTTGTTCTTTCAACAGAGCAAGCGTTTCGTTAAATCCCAGATTTTGGGTTCGAACGCTTGCTAAAATAGATTGAATATCAGTTTGACCCTCTTCCAATCCATTCATTTTAAGAAGAAGCACATTATTTTGCTCTTTGCCTTCCTTTTTATCTTCTTCCCTCTGAAGCGCAAGCGCGTCTTTGTGCTCTTGCAACTGAAGCGCTAGTGATGCTTGATGTTGTTGCAACTGAAGTGCAAGCTCCTCCTTGGCGCCTTCTATTTGTCGCTGCAGCCTTTGGTGATTGCCGTTCATATCCCCCCGCAAGTCATCCAATGCTCCTGCAGCACGGTCAGCCTTAGCATCTACACCCGCAAGCTGGTTCTTAAGGCCCACTCGTTCTTCTTGCGCTCGAGTATTCGCTTGATCTTGCTTCTTTTGCCCATCCATGATCAAGTTCCGAAGTGCTCCGAATTGGCTGAAATAATTCTTTACCGCATACGCAATAGACGCCAACTTTAAATAGTAAAAAATTTTTTCCATTCCCACGATCTTAGACGATGCTTCATGCATAGATTCTGCATGTAATGATCTAAGTCTACTGCGCGTCGGCGCCTTTTTAGTAACCGCGCTTAAGAATGTTGGCGCTATATGACATGCTGCCGCTACCCCGAAACCGGCTGCCGCATGCGGATGATCGGATACAAGTTTCTTTGCTCGCGCTTTAAAAACACTCAAAAGCAGCCCCCTCACGCTTTGCTGACCGCTACAAACTCCCCAAATTAACTCTTTCATACTCATAGGGCTATCAGAACCCGAACTTGCAGAGCTCGCATCAAAAGATTCTTTTGTTTCTTCTACTGCTGATACTGCTGCAGCTCCAGATTCTTCATCACCAGGAAACAAGCTGTTATCCATCGCAACCGCAAACCCGTTTATCAACAACAAACCAAAAATAATTTTTCTTACATTTTGCATAAATCCACCTTCACCTATAATTTTATTAAAAATATTATCACCACATTAAAATCGCTGTACAGGCGGTAATCTTAATGCAGCCATTACACATTGTCAATAAAACAAATAAGGTTCTTGTGAAACCCCGTTGCCATCAAATTACAGGGTTTGGCTCTGCAAAAATGCCCCAGGATCGGCAAAGTATAGAAAGTGCTATCTTTTTATAACCAAATAGAAAATCGGGCGCTTAACGGATATCCGTTAAGCGCCCTTATTTTTTATAAACTTGCTGTATTTTATTTGTCCAAATTTGCCAAGTGAGATATTGCCTGATCTGCACTCTCAACATAGCTAATCTGCCGTTGCGATTGCCCAACTGATATTGCTGGTTGCGCTTGCATTGCAATCATTATTTGTTTAACAACTGCCTCTGGCACACCATCTATCTTGGCTTCAAGTCTTGCTTGCCCATTCTGTTGTCCTTGATGCACTTGCAATAATAGATTTCCAAACTCACGTAAAGCTTGTTGGTTCAACGCTTGATTATCATTCATTTGTAATCCAAGTGCTTTTTGTTCGGCTTGAATATCTCGCGCATGTCCATTTTGCGCTTCTAAAACTTCACCTTTTGCTGCTTCTAGCGCCGCTTTCTGCTCACGAGCTAGTTTTTCACGATCTGCTTCTGCTTTTGCTTCCGCTTCACGCGCTTCTTGAGCATTTCTTTCTGCCAACAGTCTTGCTTCTCCAGCTTTTTCAATTACTAACAATCTCGCCGCTTCGAAATTATCTTTCATCCTCTTCTCCAATGCTGCTAACAGAGCTGCCTGCTGAACTGCAAGATCTTTAACCGCTTTCGCATGCTTGTCACTTTCAGAGTTCATATATCTTCTTAATCCATAGATTCCAGCTACAAATTTTACTACGTAACATGCCTGCTTTACCTGCGTAGGTATGACACGTTTTACGCATGGCAATGTAGGAACAGTATGACACGCTGCCGCCACTGCAAAAGAAGCGGTCGCCAACTTATTTTCTGCTATTGTAGAAATAATGCCCTGTTTTGCCTTGTCTGCAACATAACCCGCCGCATAACCCGCCGCGCCAAAGCTCGGCGTCGCAACCGAAATTGCCCCCAAAACCGATGCCGCAAGAGTAATTGTTCTTATAACTTTCATAGGTAACCTCCATTTATAGCCCTATAGTATTAAAATAATTCCATATAAATATTCTATCAGAAATACTTGGGGCCGCAACTGGGGGTCAAATAGCGTCAAATTGTATAGAAAGGTCTATTTTGTAGCTTGGAGAGAGAGATGGTCTTTGCCGAACTAACGCCAACAAAAAAAGATATCCAAAGCAACGATTCTTCAGCGCTTTGGATATCTTTTTGTCTATTACGTATGATTGTTACGGCATCACACCGCAATCATATAGAGATTATTTTGAACTTGTTTGAATCGATGCCACATCCTCCGGTAAAGTTCCCACTAAAGGCTTAAGCACAAAGGCAAATGGACGCCCTTGCCCAAACAGCCCTTCGTAAAAAATCTCGACCAACGTCTCTTTGTATTCATTTTCAAAGTCTTCATACATAAAATCAGATGGTAGTGCATAACTACCTCCATATGCGCTTTTGACCAATGTACGCGCTCTTTCTAATTCCCCGTCGTGTACATATCGCAGTATACGGATAAAATAATCATCCTCCACGATAGGCTTATGCAATGCTTCCTTTAATGCCGCCTCAGACATACCTAGTGCAATCTCTCCGTGCCCCATTTTTTCTATGCCTTTATTTATTATTTTACGCAAATTCCTACGAGTTCCTGTAGAATGCTCTAATTGAAGTACAACAAATAAAGGCTTCATGAGAGCATCAATAGCTTTTCCTATCTCTTGTAGTCGCTTTTGTTTTAAGTCTGAAGTCTCTTGTCCCGTTGTACCTTCAGCACTCTTTTCTAAACTTGGGTTTTTTAAACCTGGAACAAGCCTATAATCTTCTGTTGTCCTTCTGCCATAGTCTGGAGCCTCTTGCGTCCATATAGCTTTAGCTTTTGCGAGAATGTCCCCTTTCGGCTCTTGTAATAAAAAGGTAAACGGGCGTCCCTTACCGAATAGGCATTCATACATAATGGTCGCAATAATTCTACTGAATTCCTTACGATACATCTCAATGTTAAAATCATATCCTATGAACCGCAAAGTAAAGCTACCGCCATGTGCCGTTTTAACAAGATCTAATGCTTCTTCTAATTTCCCGTCATGAAGAAGACGTAATAATTGCGCAAACTCGTATTCTAAAATTGGTTTATCTATAGCTTTATTTATGTTACTGAGTAAATGTGAATCGTCTGCTTTAATAGGCGTATCTCCCAACGCATAATATATGGTATTTTGTATCATTTTGCGTAAATTTCTACGCCCAGCCCTATCATTGGTAGAGTTAAGAGCTGTTAATAGCAGATCTAATAAGAATTCAGTCCGCTTCATTAAGCTCTCTATGGCTTTCCATTTTTTTTGGGTAAATACACGAGCTAGTTTAGCGCTTTCTTCTTGTGACAGCTGCTCTTGCCCAAGCTGCGCAAGCTCTTTTACTTCTTCTGCTGCCTGAGCTTCTCTTTCAGCTTCTGTTTTTGGCCTTTTTCGCATTGATTGTTGTTCTTCTGCTATCGTCCGCTCGGTCCCACGTGGGCGCATGTCCCGACGTTCTTCCCGTGACAGACGCTGCAATACTGCACGATCATTTGGATCAACTGGTAAAGCCATAATTTTCGTCCCAGGATCTACTGATAATGCCGACCGAGGTACTAGCTGCCCTGCCTCCTCTGGGCCTTGTTCCACCTCTACTGGGTCTTCCACTGATAGATTTGCCGCTGCTGCAAAAACTCCATTTGGCATCCCTACATACGCAACGCCAACCATCATTAATAACAGATATTTATATACATTATTCATATACCGTCCCCTCACTTAATTTTTTTATACTATCTTTAACATTAATTCCATGATAACAAACTCGCCCATTCAAAAACAATATCTTATTAACATTTCCAATTCAGACTGAATAATTCAGGGCGCCAAACCCAATAAAAAACCCGCCTTTTTACTGGCGGATCTTCTCATCTCATCTAACAGTTTATCCGAAAATTAATTCATAGATTCAATTTCTGAAAAATCTTGCGGTGATAGGCTTAGTTCATAATATTCTTGACACCCGATCGTCTTAGCGAGCCGCCATTGGCGTGCGTGGCTATCCAGGCTAATAAAGATCTTCATATAAATCTTTCCAACTGGGATTGATTGCTTCTATCAGATATAACTTTTTGTTGCGTGATCCCTCTTTAATTTGCTTTTCTCGTAATATTGCAGATTCCATAGTTGCATGAGGCTCATAGAATACTAATAATTTGCAACCATATTTTTTTGTGAACCCTTCGATTAAACCTTCTTTATGCTCATGTATTCGTTTTACAAGATTAGATGTTACTCCAACATACAGAGTGCCGTTTGTTTTATTCGTAACAATATAAACTATCG
Coding sequences:
- a CDS encoding cutinase family protein, with the translated sequence MKKTILMASFLGCTLALQTPYLDASFKKGASFFAAFATAATYRHYQTTMIPIAPEITVENLNIISFEPTTLDATVTKTNSMREVITQIPSKNPIDTAIALEDGRHFTVRNAIPKLKNPTDTIFIYCHGWIGNFLGHPLRGKGIGAAATYNYIKRDILQGVTIAFDFPTDRPQSFNLAQEDDMATVTLILQKVTEINPDARIVLVGDSRGAATILNVMTHADALVVKNVSAVAIECPPISLERVAHDLAWHLPIISSLVHTCVQYALPRYTPGAHIKTVFNGRPFSAHVPIFIGRVMCDSQTHHAAIQEIADHIQKSGHKQVYLYSYTPTLQQQTRQLVWHAKMAQITEYQQAVNAFFKRHSLPHNSAYAEQGIAALLESTQQ
- a CDS encoding GIY-YIG nuclease family protein is translated as MKQPIVYIVTNKTNGTLYVGVTSNLVKRIHEHKEGLIEGFTKKYGCKLLVFYEPHATMESAILREKQIKEGSRNKKLYLIEAINPSWKDLYEDLY